One Triticum dicoccoides isolate Atlit2015 ecotype Zavitan chromosome 5B, WEW_v2.0, whole genome shotgun sequence genomic window carries:
- the LOC119306563 gene encoding 60S ribosomal protein L24-like: protein MVLKTELCRLSGAKIYPGKGIRFIRSDCQVFLFSNSKCKRYFHNHLKPAKLTWTARFRKQHKKDIHVEAAKKRRRTTKRLYSRSIVGAFLDVIQKKRAEKPEVRDVAREAALHEIKERIKKTKNEKRAKKVVVTMYQKAAGRVNAPKPGKAPKVGGGGGKR, encoded by the exons ATGGttctcaa GACAGAGCTCTGCCGTCTCAGCGGTGCGAAGATATACCCAGGGAAGGGTATCAGATTCATCCGTTCAGACTGTCAG GTATTCCTTTTCTCGAACTCCAAGTGCAAGCGCTACTTCCACAACCATCTCAAGCCCGCTAAGCTCACATGGACGGCCAGGTTCAGGAAGCAGCACAAGAAG GATATCCATGTTGAGGCTGCAAAGAAGAGGCGGCGCACAACTAAAAGGCTGTATTCCAGGTCTATTGTCGGTGCTTTTCTTGATGTCATCCAGAAGAAGAGAG CTGAGAAGCCTGAGGTCCGTGATGTAGCCAGGGAAGCAGCTCTCCA TGagatcaaggagcgcatcaagaagACCAAGAACGAGAAGCGAGCTAAGAAGGTGGTGGTGACGATGTATCAGAAAGCTGCCGGGAGAGTCAACGCCCCTAAACCCGGGAAGGCCCCcaaggttggcggcggcggcgggaagcGCTAG